One genomic segment of Methanobacterium sp. includes these proteins:
- a CDS encoding N-6 DNA methylase, with amino-acid sequence MQTAPEEVIELVKNFKRNIKAYKNRNYKEEQLKQEFLNPFFKALGWDVDNEQGAAPQYRDVIFEDSIKVGGGTKAPDYCFTLAGVRKFFVEAKKPSVDIKIGIQPSYQLRRYAWSAKLPVSILTDFEELSVYEARSRPKKNENAGIGRILYYTFEDYIDKWDEIYNIFSKEAVLKGKFDKFAEGTKKKRGTHEVDDEFLSEIENWRDLLAKNIALRNEELSVDQLNYAVQQIIDRIVFLRMCEDRGIEPQEQLKLLLEHENIYEEFCKLCIKADEKYNSGLFHFKEEKGRNTPHDDLTMTLKIDDGILKTIIKSIYYPSPYEFSVISVEILGHVYEQFLGKVIRLTAGHRAKVEEKPEVKKAGGVYYTPQFIVDYIVENTVGKLCKGKTPNKVSELKILDPACGSGSFLLGAYTYLLKWHLDYYTNLNDKKRLKDKIYQGKGGEWFLTIQEKKKILLNNIYGVDIDPQAVEVTKLSLLLKVLEGENKDVIEAQQKLFRERALPDLESNIKCGNSLISSEIYDSDLTLSDEKIVKINAFDWEDEFSDIMANGGFDAVIGNPPYVDVKVLGNGIKKALSNKYSSATRRFDLYIPFVEQGLNLISNYGLLGYIMPSMFTRRDYGQGLRTTIKKLGSIQHVVDFGTNQVFKKAMNYVGIFIINKSTKQKDINILRCDKSGIPLSDLDKCLKGEEVETISNFIAPSFIFNTDDEWYFLNKIEFKLFKRLFNSFSKLSDLLMYGSEGIHSGKDQVFFVKKEESQKLNLESPPTYPLAKGKDIHRYDSISNEKLNHVVIYPYNLSNGTVCDENILKQISPNTWKYLVDSRKLLKGRAYFDKSGKKWYELWCPRDPILYMSPKIIGPEISSKGEFTLSKKYLFINNKLKSLILRENVVESIEYILGLLNSSLLTYLHRIVAPPKGGGFFEVKTKIMGSLPIRTIDFQNPDDVALHDKMVKLVEQMLQLHKNLDAAKTPNEKKMLKRQIDATDKQIDKLVYELYDLTDEEIKIVENSVKN; translated from the coding sequence TTGCAAACTGCGCCAGAAGAAGTAATAGAACTTGTCAAGAATTTCAAACGTAACATTAAGGCATATAAAAACAGGAATTATAAAGAAGAACAATTAAAACAGGAATTTTTAAACCCATTTTTCAAGGCTTTAGGCTGGGATGTTGACAATGAACAGGGAGCAGCACCTCAGTATCGTGATGTTATTTTTGAAGACTCTATTAAAGTTGGTGGAGGTACTAAAGCCCCTGATTATTGCTTTACATTAGCTGGAGTCCGTAAATTTTTTGTAGAGGCAAAAAAGCCATCAGTAGATATTAAAATTGGAATACAACCATCATACCAACTTAGAAGATATGCATGGAGTGCGAAGCTTCCAGTATCTATTTTAACTGATTTTGAAGAGCTTTCAGTTTATGAGGCCCGTTCACGCCCTAAAAAGAATGAGAACGCAGGCATTGGCAGAATTTTATATTATACCTTTGAAGATTATATCGATAAATGGGATGAAATCTATAATATTTTTTCTAAAGAAGCTGTATTAAAGGGTAAATTTGATAAATTCGCTGAAGGAACTAAAAAGAAACGTGGAACTCATGAAGTTGATGATGAATTCCTTTCAGAAATTGAAAACTGGAGAGATTTACTTGCAAAAAACATTGCACTTAGAAATGAAGAACTTTCCGTGGATCAACTTAACTATGCAGTACAGCAGATAATCGACAGAATTGTTTTCCTTCGAATGTGCGAAGATCGAGGGATTGAACCACAAGAACAGCTTAAATTACTTCTTGAACACGAAAATATCTATGAAGAATTCTGTAAACTATGTATAAAAGCAGATGAAAAATATAATTCAGGTTTATTCCACTTTAAAGAGGAAAAAGGCAGAAATACACCTCATGATGACCTTACAATGACTCTTAAAATTGATGATGGCATTTTAAAAACAATAATAAAAAGTATTTATTATCCAAGTCCTTATGAATTTTCTGTTATTTCCGTTGAGATTTTAGGGCATGTTTACGAACAGTTTCTGGGTAAAGTGATAAGATTAACTGCTGGGCATCGTGCAAAGGTTGAAGAAAAGCCAGAAGTCAAAAAAGCTGGCGGTGTTTATTACACTCCTCAATTTATCGTTGATTACATTGTTGAAAATACTGTCGGGAAACTCTGCAAGGGTAAAACACCAAATAAAGTTTCAGAATTGAAAATTCTTGACCCTGCTTGTGGTTCTGGTTCGTTCCTGCTTGGAGCTTACACTTATCTTTTAAAGTGGCATCTGGATTATTATACCAATTTAAACGATAAAAAACGTTTGAAAGATAAGATTTATCAGGGAAAAGGTGGCGAATGGTTCCTTACAATACAGGAGAAAAAGAAAATTCTTTTAAATAATATTTATGGCGTTGATATTGATCCTCAAGCTGTAGAAGTTACTAAGTTAAGTTTATTGCTTAAAGTGCTTGAAGGGGAAAATAAAGATGTTATTGAGGCCCAACAGAAGCTTTTTAGAGAAAGGGCACTGCCAGACCTTGAAAGTAATATAAAATGCGGTAATTCTTTGATTTCGTCTGAAATTTACGACTCTGATCTGACTTTAAGCGACGAAAAAATTGTAAAAATAAATGCTTTTGATTGGGAAGATGAATTTAGCGATATTATGGCAAATGGTGGTTTTGACGCTGTGATTGGGAATCCTCCATATGTAGATGTCAAAGTATTAGGAAATGGCATAAAAAAGGCTCTTTCAAACAAATATTCTTCAGCTACTCGACGCTTTGATTTATATATTCCATTTGTAGAACAAGGCTTAAATCTAATCTCAAATTACGGATTATTAGGATATATTATGCCATCTATGTTTACTAGGAGGGATTATGGTCAAGGACTTCGTACTACAATCAAAAAGCTTGGGTCAATCCAGCATGTTGTAGATTTTGGAACTAATCAAGTTTTTAAAAAGGCCATGAACTATGTGGGAATATTTATAATTAATAAATCAACAAAACAAAAGGACATTAATATATTAAGATGTGATAAAAGTGGAATTCCTCTTTCAGATTTGGATAAATGTCTAAAAGGAGAAGAAGTTGAGACAATAAGTAATTTTATAGCTCCTTCATTTATTTTTAATACAGATGATGAATGGTATTTTTTAAATAAAATAGAATTTAAACTTTTTAAAAGATTATTTAATTCCTTTTCTAAGCTTAGTGATTTACTTATGTACGGAAGCGAAGGCATTCATAGCGGAAAAGATCAAGTATTCTTTGTGAAGAAAGAAGAATCTCAAAAACTAAATTTAGAAAGTCCACCTACTTATCCTTTAGCTAAAGGTAAAGATATACATAGATACGATTCTATCTCAAATGAAAAACTTAATCATGTAGTTATTTATCCCTACAATCTATCCAACGGAACTGTTTGTGATGAAAATATATTAAAACAAATATCACCAAATACTTGGAAATATCTTGTTGATTCAAGAAAATTACTTAAAGGAAGAGCTTATTTTGATAAATCTGGTAAAAAGTGGTATGAATTATGGTGTCCTAGGGATCCAATTCTATATATGTCTCCTAAGATTATAGGTCCAGAAATATCATCTAAAGGTGAATTTACTCTATCTAAAAAATATTTATTTATTAACAATAAACTGAAATCCTTAATTTTACGTGAAAATGTAGTAGAAAGCATTGAATACATATTAGGCCTTTTAAATTCTTCTTTATTAACATATTTGCATCGTATAGTCGCACCACCTAAAGGGGGTGGCTTTTTTGAAGTTAAAACTAAAATTATGGGTTCATTACCAATCCGCACCATTGACTTCCAAAATCCTGATGATGTTGCACTTCACGATAAAATGGTCAAATTAGTCGAACAAATGCTCCAGTTGCACAAAAATCTTGACGCTGCAAAAACGCCGAATGAAAAGAAGATGTTAAAGCGTCAGATAGACGCGACAGATAAACAGATTGACAAGCTGGTTTATGAACTGTATGATTTGACTGACGAAGAAATT
- a CDS encoding nucleotidyltransferase domain-containing protein, with the protein MAVVMDIINVLKKHETEIKNKYHVKRIGLFGSYARQEENEESDVVLKHFVFGTLGNSTNFRGM; encoded by the coding sequence GTGGCAGTCGTTATGGATATTATAAATGTCTTAAAAAAACATGAAACTGAAATTAAAAACAAATATCATGTTAAAAGGATTGGTTTGTTTGGTTCCTATGCTCGACAGGAAGAAAATGAAGAGAGCGATGTTGTCCTCAAACACTTCGTGTTTGGGACCCTCGGAAATTCTACGAATTTCAGGGGCATGTAA
- a CDS encoding PBECR2 nuclease fold domain-containing protein, producing the protein MDKVNSINGVSIRLTNERWFHITEGHPEMAGFYFEVLETVEEPEAIYAGESEEYIAIRNIKDKKYIVVIYKELNDDGFVITAFFTKRIKQMEKRRKVWGTLK; encoded by the coding sequence ATGGACAAGGTCAACTCCATAAATGGCGTATCTATACGATTGACTAATGAAAGATGGTTTCATATTACAGAAGGCCATCCAGAGATGGCGGGTTTTTATTTTGAAGTTCTTGAGACAGTAGAAGAACCGGAAGCGATATATGCTGGTGAAAGCGAAGAATACATAGCAATAAGAAATATAAAAGATAAAAAATACATTGTAGTAATATATAAAGAATTAAATGATGATGGATTTGTGATTACCGCATTTTTCACCAAACGAATTAAACAAATGGAAAAGAGGCGAAAAGTATGGGGAACATTGAAGTGA